Proteins encoded together in one Plasmodium cynomolgi strain B DNA, chromosome 9, whole genome shotgun sequence window:
- a CDS encoding transcription factor (AP2-O;~putative) gives MSNLSNWTNGIEGERDQGDMKDTNRDLQVGDPTYECRMKGLQTLGCYSEVTNLGEAASSYMQASQQGSAKESTHSNVSLGKESHMCEQVRANNDIRLERHDSCVNNLANSSFGGMEGPLQNVEPDQGDAGILGGGSGQAGGPAGGQAGGPASLQASDYQNGLMNDHPGSHTNDRGVNPGEAEPPVEGQQSVELNKNNLHDGQNEELGNQTSSHLPIEEEQADGHSKWSLQEEHSKITNEKITEPVQKENEDSKRVHSSHVNDYTFFGQREREAVEVECMRNEPVKGETLLGEDPRGDYCDAGNANLLPPLQEDPNELISSVNQYEHAQVNTFSSDSKQTHGEGEEEMRPTSKDNSNDEIANKLTSPSPEEEKKGNFQHRGEAK, from the coding sequence ATGAGTAACTTATCTAATTGGACCAATGGCATAGAAGGTGAGAGAGATCAAGGAGATATGAAGGACACTAACAGGGATCTACAAGTCGGAGACCCTACATATGAATGCAGGATGAAAGGGCTGCAGACATTGGGGTGTTACAGTGAGGTTACTAATCTGGGGGAAGCGGCTAGTTCATATATGCAAGCCAGCCAACAGGGATCTGCGAAAGAATCTACTCACTCGAATGTTAGCCTGGGAAAGGAAAGTCACATGTGTGAACAAGTGAGAGCAAACAATGACATTCGCCTTGAGAGGCACGACTCGTGTGTCAATAATTTGGCGAACTCGTCGTTCGGTGGGATGGAAGGGCCCCTACAAAATGTTGAACCAGATCAGGGTGACGCAGGCATACTTGGGGGAGGAAGTGGCCAAGCAGGTGGTCCAGCAGGTGGTCAAGCAGGTGGTCCAGCAAGCCTTCAAGCAAGTGATTACCAAAATGGGCTTATGAATGACCACCCGGGTAGCCACACAAATGACCGCGGAGTTAACCCGGGCGAGGCCGAACCCCCAGTAGAAGGTCAACAATCCGTCGaactgaacaaaaataatttgcacGACGGACAAAACGAAGAACTGGGGAACCAAACGAGCAGCCATCTCCCGATCGAAGAGGAACAAGCGGATGGACATTCCAAATGGAGCCTCCAAGAAGAGCATAGCAAAAtaacaaacgaaaaaattactgaacccgtgcaaaaagaaaatgaagactCAAAAAGAGTCCATTCGAGCCATGTCAAtgattatacattttttggacAACGAGAAAGGGAAGCAGTAGAGGTGGAATGTATGAGGAATGAACCTGTCAAAGGTGAAACATTGCTAGGGGAGGATCCACGTGGTGATTACTGCGATGCTGGTAACGCAAATTTATTACCACCCCTTCAGGAGGATCCAAACGAATTGATTAGTTCGGTTAATCAGTATGAACATGCTCAGGTAAATACATTCAGCAGTGACTCCAAGCAAACACACGGAGAAGGTGAGGAGGAAATGAGACCCACTTCTAAAGATAACTCGAATGATGAGATCGCAAACAAATTAACAAGTCCATCAccggaggaggaaaaaaaaggaaattttcaacatagaggagaagcaaaatga